The DNA segment GATAAAATCTATCTAATGGTTGGATTACCTACAATCCCTTCAATAGTGCCCAAAACAGTATGTCGTCATATTTTAGCCAAAATCTCCAAACGTATGATGAGATGACAATCAATGAAACAAAGGATTTAAATTAGGGTTTTCAAACCTACACCCATGCCGTTGATGATAGTGGTCGAGCACAGAATTGGGGCATTTCCGCTCTGGATAAATTGACGCTTTTCTTAGCCCAATCGCTACCGTTATAAAGCCCCCTTCAAAGCCTCTGGAGGTGGTAATGATGATTGATAAGGTTTACTGCGCCGATGTTCGGCCCGATATGGAAGGCAAGCGTGTTAAACTCGCCGGATGGGTTTACAGGAAGAGAGAAGTTGGAAAGAAGGTGTTCATAGTCCTCCGTGACTCAAGCGGAATCGTTCAGACTATATTCAAGAAGGAGCTGAGCGAGAAAGCCTACGCCGAAGCAAAGAAGGTCGGAATAGAGTCCAGCATCATCGTGGAGGGCACCGTTAAGGCCGACCCCCGCGCTCCCACCGGTGTCGAGATCCAGGCAGATAAGATAGAGGTCGTCCAGAACGTTGACTTCTTCCCGATAACGAAGGACGCGAGCGACGAGTTCCTGCTGGACGTCAGGCACCTCCACCTGCACTCCCCGAAGGTCGCCAGCATAATGAAGGTCAAGGCGACGATGATGCAGGCCGCTCGCGAGTGGCTCCTCCAGGACGGCTGGTACGAGGTTTTCCCGCCCATACTCGTCACCGGAGCGGTTGAGGGCGGAGCGACGCTTTTCAAGCTCAAGTACTTCGACAGGACGGCCTACCTCAGTCAGTCGGCACAGCTCTACCTTGAGGCGGCAATCTTCGGCCTTGAGAAGGTCTGGTCGCTCACGCCGAGCTTTAGGGCGGAGAAGAGCAGGACGAGGAGACACCTCACCGAGTTCTGGCACCTCGAGCTT comes from the Thermococcus thioreducens genome and includes:
- the asnS gene encoding asparagine--tRNA ligase, producing the protein MIDKVYCADVRPDMEGKRVKLAGWVYRKREVGKKVFIVLRDSSGIVQTIFKKELSEKAYAEAKKVGIESSIIVEGTVKADPRAPTGVEIQADKIEVVQNVDFFPITKDASDEFLLDVRHLHLHSPKVASIMKVKATMMQAAREWLLQDGWYEVFPPILVTGAVEGGATLFKLKYFDRTAYLSQSAQLYLEAAIFGLEKVWSLTPSFRAEKSRTRRHLTEFWHLELEGAWMDLWDIMKVEEELVSYMVQRTLELRKSDIETFRKDFTTLKNTVPPFPRISYDEAIDILQGKGVNIEWGEDMGADEERILTQEFESPFFVYGYPKHIKAFYMKEDPDDPRKVLAADMLAPEGYGEVIGGSQREDDYDKLVQRILDEGMDPKDYEWYLDLRKYGSVPHSGFGLGLERLVAWVLKLDHVRWATLFPRTPSRLYP